One segment of Podospora pseudopauciseta strain CBS 411.78 chromosome 5 map unlocalized CBS411.78m_5.2, whole genome shotgun sequence DNA contains the following:
- a CDS encoding uncharacterized protein (COG:Q; EggNog:ENOG503NXRB) → MALLSLGVGPSILLLLGGFALYVLGSILYNLFLHPLRSFPGPLLMRVTRLGHIRLLCRGTLPFDLLPLHQKYGPVVRIGPNELAFSNPQAWKDIMGHRTDKSEELEKYLGFYRPVDDLPVDIVNAKREEHGLLRRTMAHGFSDRSMREQQPLIKQYVDLLMRKLRAAGGKKVDLAAWYNYTTFDVIGDLAFGESFGCLEGGEYHPWVKAIFELARVGVVFQSLVHYPWVFKALMAVVPKSLMEERERHYQMTLVKLKKRMEGGKERSDLIEGLLKKADEWGLTLQKLQANSAILIIGGSETTATLLSGVTFLLMTNPDALEKLTAEVRGAFKSEDEIDFMSVSNLPYLLACLDEALRMYPPVPTGLPRVVPPAGASIAGHYVPGGTVVAVHQWAMYHNEEHFKKPFEFHPERWLGDPEFASDHKEAFQPFHLGPRNCLGRNLAYIEMRLILARVLWNFDLKMDEDSADWMSKQRIFNLWEKGALNAYLTPVQR, encoded by the exons ATGGCCCTCCTGTCCCTAGGAGTAGggccctccatcctcctcctcctaggAGGT TTCGCCCTCTACGTCCTGGGCAGCATACTCtacaacctcttcctccaccctctccgctCCTTCCCCGGCCCCCTCCTCATGCGCGTCACCCGCCTAGGCCACATCCGCCTCCTGTGTCGCggcaccctccccttcgacctcctccccctccaccaaaagtACGGCCCCGTCGTCCGCATCGGCCCCAACGAgctcgccttctccaacccccagGCCTGGAAGGACATCATGGGCCACCGCACCGACAAGTCGGAAGAGCTTGAAAAGTACCTCGGGTTTTACCGCCCGGTGGACGACCTCCCGGTTGACATTGTGAACGCCAAAAGGGAGGAGCATGGTCTACTACGAAGAACAATGGCGCACGGTTTCTCCGATCGGAGCATgagggagcagcagccgttGATCAAGCAGTATGTTGATTTGTTGATGAGAAAGCTCAGAGCGGCCGGGGGAAAAAAGGTGGATTTGGCGGCGTGGTATAACTATACTACTTTTGATGTGATCGGGGATTTGGCGTTTGGGGAGAGTTTTGGGTGTTTAGAGGGCGGGGAGTATCACCCGTGGGTCAAGGCGATTTTCGAGctggcgagggtgggggttgtttttcAGAGCCTGGTTCATTACCCGTGGGTGTTCAAGGCGCTGATGGCAGTGGTGCCCAAGAGCTTGATGGAGGAACGGGAGAGGCACTATCAGATGACGTTGGTGAAGTTGAAGAAacggatggagggggggaaggagaggagtgATTTGAttgaggggttgttgaagaaggcggatGAGTGG GGTCTTACGCTTCAGAAACTGCAGGCCAACAGTGCGATTCTCATTATTGGTGGCTCCGAGACGACAGCGACGCTCCTTTCGGGGGTTACTTTCTTGCTGATGACGAACCCTGACGCGTTGGAGAAACTCACGGCCGAGGTCAGAGGTGCTTTCAAGTCCGAGGACGAGATTGACTTTATGAGTGTCAGCAACCTCCCCTATCTGCTCGCCTGCCTGGACGAGGCGCTCAGGATGTATCCTCCTGTTCCGACTGGGCTGCCCAGAGTTGTTCCCCCAGCGGGAGCTAGCATCGCTGGACACTATGTCCCCGGTGGT ACGGTCGTGGCCGTCCATCAGTGGGCCATGTATCACAACGAGGAGCACTTCAAGAAGCCTTTCGAATTCCACCCTGAGAGATGGCTTGGCGACCCAGAATTCGCGAGCGATCACAAGGAAGCCTTTCAACCTTTCCACTTGGGTCCCCGGAACTGCTTGGGAAGGAACCTGGCATACATCGAAATGCGTTTGATTCTTGCCCGCGTACTTTGGAACTTTGACTTGAAGATGGATGAGGACAGCGCCGACTGGATGAGCAAGCAGCGGATTTTCAACCtgtgggagaagggggcgCTGAATGCTTACTTGACGCCTGTGCAGAGGTAG
- a CDS encoding uncharacterized protein (COG:S; EggNog:ENOG503NWY3) yields the protein MSASFSATFSTMSSYIYYPALVPVAHDLGVSVALVNLSVTTYLIVAAIAPAFMVLFVLMISANAGDCPPNIIRRSPGTSYAPECWCISTGSNYIRSYRRYHRI from the exons ATGTCCGCATCATTCTCGGCCACGTTCTCAACAATGAGCAGCTACATCTACTATCCCGCATTGGTGCCCGTCGCCCACGATCTTGGAGTGTCCGTTGCGTTAGTCAACCTGAGCGTGACGACGTATCTCATCGTGGCGGCGATCGCCCCTGCATTCATGGTTTTGTTCGTCCTAATGATCTCTGCCAACGCGGGAGATTGCCCTCCAAACATCATACGCCGCTCTCCTGGTACTTCGTATGCTCCAGAGTGCTGGTGCATCAG CACTGGTAGCAATTACATACGGAGTTATCGCCGATATCACAGAATCTAA
- a CDS encoding uncharacterized protein (EggNog:ENOG503P2EP; COG:G): MSRGPYSEEEAKLKEDFVPKVLPRYLRPLESGGRSIDPALCHTDLWPGNVKYRLDNESPLVFDVNALWAHSELELGLFRNPRYLLDRVNAEEKERKVAQDGKKSFEVKIESVTDDLKVLAT; the protein is encoded by the exons ATGAGTCGTGGACCCTacagcgaggaggaggccaagctcaaggaggaTTTTGTGCCCAAAGTCCTCCCCCGTTACCTGCGCCCGCTGGAAAGCGGTGGTCGATCCATTGACCCAGCACTTTGCCATACCGATCTATGGCCTGGTAACGTCAAATATCGACTCGACAACGAATCGCCCCTGGTATTTGACGTCAATGCTCTGTGGGCGCACAGCGAGCTTGAACTCGGCCTTTTCCGTAACCCTAGATACCTGCTGG ATAGAGTGAAcgcagaggagaaggaaaggaaagtTGCTCAAGACGGCAAGAAGAGCTTCGAGGTAAAGATTGAAAGTGTCACGGATGATCTCAAGGTCCTAGCTACTTAG
- a CDS encoding uncharacterized protein (EggNog:ENOG503P7HS), with protein MPTLKDKNGEPIHEGDHVFARSRGGRHEGEVEKVVTTEKEAEKEGVKHPPKVLFTDQHGHHVQHNPEALQHGVYKKAE; from the exons ATGCCGACCCTCAAAGACAAGAACGGCGAACCGATTCACGAAGGAGACCATGTTTTTGCCCGCTCGCGAGGCGGCAGAcatgagggggaggtggagaaggtTGTGACgacggagaaggaggcggagaaggaaggggtgAAACACCCTCCTAAG GTGCTGTTTACGGATCAGCACGGACATCATGTGCAGCATAATCCTGAGGCGTTGCAGCATGGAGTGTATAAGAAGGCTGAGTAG
- the TPS1 gene encoding Trehalose-6-P synthase/phosphatase complex synthase subunit (EggNog:ENOG503NUM3; CAZy:GT20; COG:G) — protein MPGLVDENGSSGRLLLISNRLPITIKRTDDGQYSFSMSSGGLVTGLSGLSKATSFQWYGWPGLEVPEAEIGPMREQLKEKYNAYPVFVDDELADRHYNGFANSILWPLFHYHPGEITFDEAAWAAYRDVNRLFAKEVVKDVQDGDLVWVHDYHLMLLPQMLREEIGNSKKNVKIGFFLHTPFPSSEIYRILPVREQLLLGILECDLIGFHTYDYARHFLSSCSRILSTPTTPNGVDWNGRFVTVGAFPIGIDPEKFVEGLKKPSVQARIAALKRKFEGVKLIVGVDRLDYIKGVPQKLHALEVFLTEHPEWIGKIVLVQVAVPSRQDVEEYQNLRAVVNELVGRINGRFGTIEFMPIHFLHQSVSFDELTALYAVSDVCLVSSTRDGMNLVSYEYIATQRERHGVMILSEFTGAAQSLNGSLIVNPWNTEELANAIHDAVTMSPEQREANYRKLERYVFKYTSAWWGQSFVTELTRIPTFEEQQAEQTTRRAIKSAAEGVAEVANNGAEVVHDAVCAVTGDEETEQPQQ, from the exons ATGCCCGGCCTCGTTGACGAAAACGGCTCGTCCGGTCGCCTCCTCTTAATCTCGAATCGCcttcccatcaccatcaagcgAACAGACGATGGCCAATACAGCTTCTCCATGTCCTCAGGTGGTCTTGTCACTGGTCTCAGCGGCTTGTCCAAGGCCACCAGCTTCCAGTGGTATGGGTGGCCCGGCCTGGAGGTGCCCGAGGCGGAAATCGGTCCCATGAGAGAACAGCTCAAAGAGAAATACAACGCTTACCCCGTGTTCGTCGACGATGAGCTGGCTGACCGTCACTACAACGGCTTTGCGA ACTCGATCTTGTGGCCACTCTTCCACTACCACCCCGGTGAGATCACATTCGACGAGGCTGCTTGGGCTGCCTACCGCGATGTCAACAGATTATTTGCCAAGGAGGTGGTCAAGGACGTACAAGACGGCGATCTGGTCTGGGTCCACGACTACCATCTCATGCTGCTTCCGCAAATGTTGCGCGAGGAGATTGGAAACTCCAAGAAGAATGTCAAGattggcttcttcttgcacACGCCATTCCCCAGCAGTGAGATCTATCGCATTCTCCCGGTCAGAGAGCAACTGTTACTCGGGATCTTGGAATGCGACTTGATCGGCTTCCACACCTACGATTATGCCAGACACTTCCTGAGCAGTTGCTCGAGGATATT GTCTactccaacaacacctaACGGGGTTGACTGGAATGGCAGGTTCGTTACCGTCGGCGCTTTCCCTATCGGCATCGACCCCGAGAAGTTTGTTGAAGGCTTGAAGAAGCCGAGTGTTCAAGCGCGTATCGCCGCCTTGAAACGCAAGTTCGAGGGCGTCAAGCTCATCGTTGGTGTGGATCGCCTTGACTACATCAAGGGTGTCCCCCAAAAACTCCACGCGTTGGAGGTGTTCCTCACCGAACATCCCGAGTGGATCGGCAAGATTGTTCTGGTGCAGGTGGCGGTGCCAAGTCGTCAAGATGTGGAGGAATACCAGAACTTGCGAGCCGTCGTTAATGAGCTTGTGGGTCGCATCAACGGGAGGTTTGGCACGATTGAGTTCATGCCCATCCACTTCCTCCACCAGTCCGTCTCGTTTGATGAGCTCACGGCACTCTACGCTGTCAGCGATGTCTGCCTGGTCAGCTCCACCCGCGACGGCATGAACCTGGTGTCATACGAATACATCGCCACACAGAGAGAGCGTCACGGAGTCATGATTCTGTCCGAGTTTACTGGAGCGGCTCAGAGTCTTAATGGAAGTCTGATCGTCAATCCCTGGAACACGGAAGAGCTGGCCAACGCCATCCACGACGCCGTCACCATGAGTCCCGAACAGCGCGAGGCTAACTACCGCAAGCTGGAGCGATATGTGTTCAAGTACACTAGCGCTTGGTGGGGCCAGAGCTTCGTGACGGAGTTGACTAGGATTCCAACTTTTGAGGAGCAACAGGCTGAGCAGACCACCAGACGGGCGATTAAGAGCGCCGCTGAGGGTGTTGCCGAAGTGGCCAACAACGGCGCCGAGGTGGTGCACGATGCTGTTTGTGCTGTGACgggtgatgaggagacgGAACAGCCGCAACAGTGA
- a CDS encoding uncharacterized protein (EggNog:ENOG503NUZM; COG:P): MMAGPPNQRIQFTSTERPVRSPGPRVSIPHKPSIPQVITGEEKARRERQQEKERKVNVVEHLMSPQDVATQYRTIINLDKPSESFGLTSQQAAALLHEHGQNVLTPPKKRHPFLKYLDYLTSLFNLLLILAGVLEYILLAIDFKANFPNTYLGAILIIVANINAFIEFYQQSKSQALLDSFLNMIPAKCMCLRDGKLSQLDASALVPGDVVFVRMGDKTPADILVFSASDCKVDNSSLTGESEPQDRTTDNDMKNPLEAHNLMFNSTLCVSGEAFGIVIRTGDNTVLGQIASLTAGEAKVTSPLTVEIGNFVKIIATIAIFTALTFFGVSFPVNNNNVSLALNFAIGVFVAWVPEGLPATVTILLTIAAKRMASQNVLVKDLQGVETLGAITLLATDKTGTLTRNQMTVANIWTCGAMYEAARGALVDRRIATPDSPGILEILHISSLCTRAKFDRTDVPIYQREILGDATESGLIRYASDQLLGFDNLAEKYPKVFEIPFSSETKWHMSIHKKAHSNGALTLYIKGAPERVWRLCNRLLVQGDGSNALLTDDHKGAYDDIYEDMASRGHRVLGFAMLELPGDQYPEDFAFDKKAKSYPLGDFVFVGLASLQDPPKHGVREAIGSCRAAGVKVIMVTGDHPLTAEAIARKINLMLGETRERVAKRTERLIEQVQEHEYNAVVIHGEQIDGLSDQQWNDIFWKDEIIFARTSPKHKLEIVRRAQEMGHIVGVTGDGVNDSPALKKADLGIAMNKSGSDVSKEAASMILLDDNFASTVRGIQEGRLIFINLKKSIKYTISHSMPEVIPNLLYVIVPIPLPLTAILILVIDLGFELIAALSFAWDPPETSEGLMKLPPRKPVTPESAERFRRRQIRRTGGRWDQEANVVILPPENRSKFKTLLHNTGHIFTKQYWADKFEGGDAEVLVDGPLLSWAYLEIGIIEAVGAMFSFFFVLHMRGISMRDAYLMQKGAGAPTNYWTKDAAPYKGIDGQTQYDILAEAQSMYYWAIMTMQMFNLFACKTRYTLPFGRYMFANRVTFYCILAGAALAAFIIYTPGVEIVFGTTRNLLPLYWLIPMAFGCLLIAYAAVRMLITRHTNPTKWNPEIAGLQMHPTMWSQRSGSRRGSRGGE; the protein is encoded by the exons ATGATGGCTGGTCCCCCGAACCAGAGGATCCAGTTCACCTCGACCGAGAGGCCGGTTCGCTCGCCTGGTCCTCGTGTCAGCATCCCTCACAAACCCTCCATTCCCCAGGTCATCACCGGAGAAGAGAAAGCCCGCCGAGAGCGCCAgcaggagaaagagagaaaggtCAATGTTGTTGAACATCTCATGTCACCCCAAGATGTCGCCACCCAGTACAGAACAATCATCAATCTCGACAAGCCGTCCGAAAGCTTTGGCCTGACCAGCCAACAGGCTGCTGCTCTTCTTCATGAGCACGGCCAAAATGTCTTGACACCTCCTAAGAAGCGTCATCCATTTCTCAAATATCTCGACTACTTGACCAGTCTCTTCAATCTTCTGTTGATCCTGGCCGGCGTGTTGGAGTACATCTTGCTCGCCATCGACTTCAAAGCCAACTTCCCCAAT ACTTATTTGGGGGCGATCCTCATCATAGTTGCCAACATCAATGCTTTCATCGAGTTCTACCAACAAAGCAAGTCTCAGGCTCTACTCGATTCGTTCCTCAACATGATCCCGGCCAAGTGCATGTGTCTGCGCGACGGAAAGCTCTCCCAGCTCGATGCATCTGCACTGGTCCCGGGCGATGTGGTTTTCGTTCGGATGGGCGACAAGACGCCAGCCGATATTCTGgtcttctcggcctcggaTTGCAAAGTCGACAACTCATCCCTTACAGGTGAGTCCGAGCCGCAGGATCGGACGACGGACAATGACATGAAAAATCCGTTGGAAGCACACAACTTGATGTTCAACAGCACTCTTTGCGTCTCGGGCGAAGCATTCGGCATCGTCATTCGGACTGGAGACAACACTGTGCTGGGGCAAATTGCTAGCCTCACGGCCGGCGAAGCAAAGGTCACCTCCCCTCTGACCGTTGAGATTGGAAATTTCGTCAAGATCATCGCCACAATTGCCATCTTTACCGCCCTGACCTTCTTCGGAGTCTCCTTCCCGgtgaacaacaacaatgtcTCTCTGGCTTTGAACTTTGCCATTGGGGTGTTCGTTGCGTGGGTACCCGAGGGTCTGCCAGCCACCGTCACCATCCTCTTGACCATTGCTGCCAAGCGCATGGCCAGTCAGAATGTTCTCGTCAAGGATCTCCAAGGAGTCGAAACGCTCGGAGCCATTACCTTGTTGGCAACCGACAAGACTGGCACGCTTACCCGAAACCAAATGACGGTCGCCAATATTTGGACTTGCGGCGCAATGTACGAAGCGGCGCGGGGTGCTCTGGTCGACCGTCGAATTGCCACCCCGGATTCGCCTGGAATTCTGGAGATTCTTCACATATCATCCCTGTGCACCCGAGCAAAGTTTGACAGAACAGATGTGCCGATCTATCAGAGGGAAATTCTAGGTGACGCCACAGAGTCCGGACTGATACGATATGCCAGTGACCAACTTCTGGGGTTTGACAACTTGGCCGAGAAGTACCCAAAAGTCTTCGAAATCCCCTTCAGTTCAGAGACAAAGTGGCACATGAGCATCCACAAGAAGGCTCACAGCAATGGTGCATTGACTCTGTACATCAAGGGAGCGCCTGAGCGGGTTTGGCGTCTTTGCAATCGCCTTCTTGTCCAAGGGGATGGCAGCAATGCTCTTCTGACTGACGACCACAAAGGGGCCTACGATGATATCTACGAAGACATGGCTTCTCGTGGCCACCGCGTCTTGGGATTTGCAATGCTCGAGCTTCCTGGCGACCAATATCCCGAGGACTTTGCCTTTGACAAGAAAGCCAAGAGCTACCCTCTTGGGGACTTTGTGTTTGTCGGTTTGGCGTCTCTTCAAGATCCCCCCAAGCACGGAGTCCGCGAAGCGATTGGCAGTTGCCGGGCTGCCGGCGTCAAGGTCATCATGGTTACCGGAGACCATCCCCTCACTGCGGAAGCAATTGCGCGGAAGATCAACCTCATGCTCGGCGAGACCCGGGAGAGGGTTGCTAAGCGAACCGAGCGACTGATCGAACAAGTCCAAGAACACGAGTACAATGCTGTTGTTATCCACGGCGAGCAGATCGACGGACTCTCAGACCAACAGTGGAACGACATCTTCTGGAAGGACGAAATCATTTTCGCACGCACCAGCCCCAAGCACAAACTGGAGATTGTTCGCCGGGCTCAAGAGATGGGCCACATCGTTGGTGTCACTGGCGACGGTGTGAATGATTCACCCGCTCTGAAGAAGGCTGACCTGGGCATTGCGATGAACAAGTCCGGTTCCGATGTTTCAAAGGAAGCAGCTTCCATGATTCTTCTTGATGACAATTTTGCCAGCACTGTACGTGGTATTCAGGAGGGCCGACTGATCTTTATCAATTTGAAGAAGTCCATCAAGTACACCATCAGCCATTCCATGCCGGAGGTCATTCCCAACTTGCTCTACGTCATTGTTCCGATTCCGCTTCCCCTTACCGCGATTCTGATCCTTGTCATTGACCTGGGGTTTGAGCTTATTGCGGCGCTATCATTCGCCTGG GATCCCCCCGAGACCAGCGAGGGTTTGATGAAGCTACCACCTCGGAAACCTGTCACCCCAGAGTCCGCCGAGAGATTTCGCCGCCGCCAGATTCGTCGCACCGGGGGTCGATGGGACCAGGAGGCCAATGTGGTCATACTGCCTCCCGAAAACCGCAGCAAGTTCAAGACTCTACTTCACAATACCGGTCACATCTTCACCAAACAGTACTGGGCCGACAAGTTTGAGGGTGGCGATGCCGAAGTCTTGGTCGACGGGCCTCTGTTGTCCTGGGCTTATCTCGAGATCGGAATCATCGAGGCCGTTGGCGCCATGTTTTCGTTCTTTTTCGTTCTTCACATGCGCGGTATCTCTATGCGTGATGCATATCTCATGCAAAAGGGCGCTGGAGCTCCGACAAACTACTGGACCAAGGACGCGGCGCCGTACAAGGGAATCGATGGCCAGACCCAGTACGACATCCTGGCCGAAGCACAGTCGATGTACTACTGGGCTATCATGACGATGCAGATGTTCAACCTTTTTGCATGCAAGACTCGTTATACTCTGCCCTTTGGTCGATACATGTTCGCCAACCGGGTCACCTTTTACTGCATTCTTGCCGGCGCTGCGCTCGCTGCCTTTATCATCTACACGCCCGGTGTTGAAATTGTCTTTGGCACCACCCGCAACTTGCTGCCCCTGTACTGGCTCATCCCTATGGCATTTGGCTGTTTGTTGATCGCCTACGCTGCTGTGCGTATGCTGATTACGCGCCACACCAATCCCACCAAGTGGAATCCGGAGATTGCTGGATTGCAGATGCACCCAACCATGTGGTCACAGAGATCTGGTAGCAGACGTGGGAGCAGGGGTGGCGAGTGA
- a CDS encoding uncharacterized protein (EggNog:ENOG503NXT3): MTTPPHGSKRHRENDDDDDDHDDDNQRPTKITIGDNNENYPVLWSDYSQLPRLCWSLRDRDRRTSLPAPGAVRNMTIARVHTSSSRSQLLTFPSIETRYLRDLHPSVFRPTRPPPPPRRVRSPLPPRPGTTTIYSLLQEQHLLDHRIHLPSPSSPSPSDLDKILTYLSTPIQTLTTTSFSSEAYDTFQHKSSLPPSQDDRLLPDGVLDTIAGCVPAFPQNRIYIPFNAMKPVNSLPDVTPTPYSFDGVRPAELEHLIRDREEEFVIATKRYEVPVAPNFFVEVVGRGGKGGVAAVAVDGAYGARGMFVLRSYAPGERKRGEGKGEGLAFSGVYDAGGVLRLFVHFVAEQEEGVDKKVEGLGYYMAELGRWEMMRGRDEFLKGARAFRNLRSWAGRVREGAVEGGNCWAGGLLGGGVG; this comes from the coding sequence atgacaacaccaccgcacGGATCAAAGCGGCATCGTGAaaacgatgacgatgacgacgaccacgacgacgacaaccaaCGCCCCACCAAAATCACCATCGGTGACAACAACGAAAACTATCCCGTCCTGTGGAGCGACTACTCCCAGCTTCCACGATTATGCTGGTCCCTCCGCGACCGCGACCGTAGaacctccctcccagccCCCGGCGCGGTGCGAAACATGACCATCGCTCGCGTccacaccagcagcagtcgAAGCCAATTACTCACCTTCCCCTCGATCGAAACTCGATATCTCCGCGACTTACACCCCTCCGTCTTCCGACCcacccgccctcctcctcccccccgacGAGTCCGCTCCCCTCTGCCCCCCCGCCCTGGTACCACCACAATctactccctcctccaagaacaacacctcctcgaccaccgaatccacctcccctccccctcctccccctcaccgtCCGACCTTGACAAAATTTTGACTTACCTCTCAACCCCGATACAGACCCTCACAACCACGTCCTTTTCCTCAGAAGCATATGACACCTTCCAGCATAAatcttccctccccccctcccaagacgaccgcctcctccccgaTGGGGTCCTGGACACCATCGCCGGGTGTGTCCCCGCCTTCCCCCAAAACAGGATCTACATCCCCTTCAACGCCATGAAACCGGTCAACTCGCTCCCTGACGTAACCCCCACCCCGTACAGCTTCGACGGTGTTCGACCGGCAGAGTTGGAACACCTTATTCGGGATCGGGAGGAAGAGTTTGTCATCGCGACCAAGAGGTACGAGGTACCTGTTGCGCCTAACTTTTTtgtcgaggttgttgggaggggggggaaggggggtgttgctgcggtggcggtggatggGGCTTATGGGGCGAGGGGGATGTTTGTGCTGAGGAGTTACGCACCgggggaaaggaaaaggggggaaggaaaaggggaggggttggcgttTTCGGGGGTTTATGATGCGGGTggggtgttgaggttgtttGTGCATTTTGTTGCTGAGcaggaagaaggggtggataaaaaggtggaggggttggggtatTACATGGCTgagttggggaggtgggagatgatgagggggcgGGACGAGTTTTTGAAAGGGGCGAGGGCGTTTAGGAATTTGAGGAGctgggcggggagggtgagggagggagcggtggagggggggaattgctgggctggtggtttgttgggtgggggggtgggttga